Proteins from one Malania oleifera isolate guangnan ecotype guangnan chromosome 4, ASM2987363v1, whole genome shotgun sequence genomic window:
- the LOC131153296 gene encoding heavy metal-associated isoprenylated plant protein 16-like encodes MTTKMEIMFQVRQRRKKMGKFRSLLRWMKMKMRRKKNRYDYNSQSMRALRTAVATPGVVSATLKGEEKNKIEVTGETIDVYKLAKKMKKKLGHAVLETVGPVDDKKKKEPELVLLHPQYPFSQPLCLCDDSPRPYYNYCTIM; translated from the exons ATGACG ACAAAGATGGAGATCATGTTTCAGGTGAGgcagaggaggaagaagatggggAAGTTCCGCTCCCTTTTGCggtggatgaagatgaagatgaggagAAAAAAAAACAGATATGATTATAATTCCCAATCCATGAGGGCCCTCCGGACTGCCGTTGCCACTCCTG GTGTAGTATCAGCAACACTAAAAGGGGAGGAGAAGAACAAAATAGAGGTGACGGGAGAGACGATAGATGTGTACAAGCTTGccaagaaaatgaagaagaagttgGGACACGCCGTGCTGGAGACTGTTGGCCCAGTGGatgataagaagaagaaagagccAGAGTTGGTGCTACTGCACCCTCAATATCCTTTCTCCCAACCCCTTTGCCTCTGCGACGACTCTCCCCGTCCTTATTATAATTACTGCACTATCATGTAA
- the LOC131153433 gene encoding WEB family protein At1g12150, with translation MEGTGIKGHPDQGPGSPRAEVGEIDTRAPFQSVKAAVSLFGAMRRMKPQTKTSKSSAERVLDKETQLHLAEKKRTKLKEQLKNAENTKGRAHFDLEKAKRTLQDLTNKLKAVMDSKKSAVEATEAAKARAKQLEEAHSLKPPGSRNTWREELDHERDQYRTASNELAIVKQELRKIQQDFDSFLEAKIVGFQQAADAQHALKINRKKMSELAKDIAAMQESLNHVKLATQQAKEEQAKIMTERSEHQKSHKAAIEETEMKLACSKSEFDPELATDLEEKLVEATREIEILQEEIKIARASSLDSVRILSLELDDAKKVLQKVTEDESSLRGVVDWLKQELENAKRDCFKLKEKEAVRESVTGSLHEEVEKSKTELETALAEEDKVGEASNEMRSTLQQLSSESQDTRQEVEEISKSIEDLKTEAERMRNAANEAEEKLQVAVEEAQEAREAEEDALDQIKMKVLYEKSAYGAPTPVDLPDGAGAIINLSAEEFESLSRKAEESEELADVKVAAAVAEMEAIKSREREAAEKLEGRMKEIDDIKSETKEAVKKAEMAEAAKMAVEGELKRRRQEEEEQKKAFHSITTASHDLELP, from the exons ATGGAGGGAACGGGCATCAAAGGGCATCCCGATCAGGGGCCGGGGTCTCCAAGAGCAGAGGTGGGAGAGATTGACACCAGAGCCCCATTCCAATCTGTGAAGGCCGCTGTCAGCTTATTCGGCGCAATGCGGAGGATGAAGCCTCAAACCAAAACGTCAAAATCTTCTGCAGAG AGGGTGCTGGACAAGGAAACCCAGCTCCACCTGGCCGAGAAAAAGCGAACCAAATTGAAGGAACAGCTGAAGAATGCCGAGAATACGAAAGGCAGAGCACATTTCGATCTTGAAAAGGCAAAGAGAACGCTGCAGGATCTAACCAACAAGCTCAAAGCCGTGATGGACTCGAAGAAATCAGCCGTAGAGGCTACCGAAGCAGCGAAGGCTCGGGCTAAACAGCTGGAAGAAGCACATTCCCTGAAACCCCCTGGAAGCAGGAACACATGGAGAGAGGAATTAGATCACGAAAGGGACCAGTACAGAACTGCCAGTAATGAGCTTGCCATTGTGAAGCAGGAGCTCAGGAAAATCCAGCAGGACTTCGATTCGTTCCTCGAAGCCAAAATTGTGGGGTTTCAGCAGGCGGCGGATGCCCAACACGCATTAAAGATTAACAGAAAAAAAATGAGTGAGCTAGCCAAGGACATAGCAGCTATGCAGGAATCCCTAAATCATGTGAAGCTTGCCACTCAACAAGCTAAAGAGGAGCAGGCAAAGATTATGACGGAGAGAAGCGAGCACCAAAAATCCCACAAAGCTGCCATTGAGGAAACTGAGATGAAGTTGGCGTGTTCGAAGAGCGAGTTCGATCCCGAACTTGCCACAGATCTCGAGGAGAAGCTAGTGGAAGCCACCCGGGAGATTGAAATTTTGCAAGAGGAAATAAAAATTGCCAGGGCTTCCAGCCTGGATTCTGTGAGAATCCTAAGTTTGGAGCTCGACGATGCTAAGAAGGTGCTGCAGAAGGTTACGGAAGACGAAAGCTCGCTGCGAGGCGTGGTTGATTGGCTGAAGCAGGAACTGGAGAACGCGAAGAGGGATTGCTTCAAACTAAAGGAAAAGGAAGCAGTGAGAGAGTCAGTGACAGGGAGCTTACACGAGGAGGTTGAGAAGAGCAAGACAGAGCTAGAAACAGCGCTTGCAGAGGAAGACAAAGTAGGAGAGGCTTCCAATGAGATGAGATCAACCCTGCAACAGCTGTCCTCAGAATCTCAAGACACGAGACAAGAAGTGGAGGAAATAAGCAAGAGCATTGAAGACTTGAAGACGGAAGCCGAAAGAATGCGAAACGCAGCGAACGAGGCAGAGGAGAAGCTGCAGGTTGCAGTGGAAGAGGCTCAAGAGGCAAGAGAAGCAGAGGAGGATGCTCTTGATCAGATTAAGATGAAGGTTTTGTACGAAAAAAGTGCTTATGGTGCTCCTACTCCGGTGGATCTCCCAGATGGCGCCGGTGCCATAATCAACCTGTCAGCAGAGGAGTTCGAATCGTTGAGTCGGAAAGCTGAGGAGTCGGAGGAGTTGGCAGACGTGAAAGTGGCGGCCGCCGTGGCTGAGATGGAAGCCATCAAGTCGAGGGAAAGGGAAGCGGCGGAGAAGTTAGAGGGGAGGATGAAGGAGATCGATGATATTAAGAGTGAAACAAAGGAAGCAGTGAAGAAAGCAGAGATGGCAGAGGCGGCAAAGATGGCGGTGGAGGGCGAGCTCAAGAGGCGGcgtcaagaagaagaagaacaaaagaAAGCCTTCCACAGTATTACTACTGCCTCCCACGATCTTGAACTTCCGTAA